Proteins from a single region of Chryseobacterium sp. W4I1:
- a CDS encoding ABC transporter permease: MLHNWLKIAFINYKKNWLSTIINLFGLIIGLTGFILILMHWNDEESFEKWNPKKDQIYFFQTYLKKDNSYGSSTSYPLADNAAKRIPEVQDYVLMTNTGSAYKMATKTNNAYIENGAMVTDNFFSFFPFKLVSGSYKDALKNNNSIAISSQAAIKLFGKTDVTGETLKFDNKDFAITAVYELPKGNTQIKPDFIRNMTELLQNDKNNWGNFNYAGFFMLKKDADPRAFEKKFVDILMMRAKRDSNYAGMTPQQFFTTYGPTSSLLTPIDKMKLHAKATWFGGTDFKTLMILFTLSVLLVVLSAINFINLKTAQASQRAKEIGVRKAIGSTKTHLVLQFLMEAFILCFASYLLSLALTELLLPSLNKFYGKEMKMDDWHVYFYSFTMALVVTLISGLIPAFYLSNFKAIDTLKGNFARSRHGIWLRNGILTLQLVISSFFIIGGLVVNAQIKHMMNKDLGFNGAQTLVIRFNENTAKPWLKYERLKTELAKIPGVTEVSFGETFPGTDNYDYSSVDYMDQSNIVLQGSMDYNFLQFSEIKLAAGRGLDPKLSSDTINNTLVNEAFVRKFGWTNEEALKKEIKPRFDLKPYHIIGIVKDFNIRNLKDKVEPVIFFHYKETEWKRFRLNNIQLKIKGDDISGTITKLKSYWQNTVEQGYPVNYYFINKKFAETFEVYEKQQTLFTILNAMVLIVALLGLFALSSLMIEQKLKDVAIRKTLGASDGALIAGLTKQFLWITSIAVFISMPISYYLMNEWLKDFAYRIDMPVLPFVLSLLLLLILTFSVVSIKAYQATKVSLIQYLKYE; encoded by the coding sequence ATGTTACACAACTGGCTGAAAATTGCCTTTATCAATTATAAGAAGAACTGGCTGTCCACCATTATCAATCTCTTTGGATTAATAATAGGACTAACAGGATTTATACTCATTCTGATGCATTGGAATGATGAAGAATCCTTTGAAAAATGGAATCCTAAGAAAGATCAGATCTATTTCTTTCAGACTTATTTAAAAAAAGATAATTCTTATGGATCTTCCACTTCCTATCCGCTGGCAGATAATGCAGCAAAACGTATCCCGGAAGTTCAGGATTATGTATTGATGACGAATACGGGATCTGCCTATAAAATGGCCACTAAAACCAACAATGCCTACATAGAAAACGGTGCGATGGTTACTGATAATTTTTTCAGTTTTTTTCCTTTCAAATTAGTTTCGGGAAGCTATAAAGATGCTTTAAAAAACAATAACAGTATTGCGATATCCTCTCAGGCAGCAATAAAATTATTTGGAAAAACAGATGTTACCGGCGAGACTTTAAAATTTGACAATAAAGATTTTGCAATAACGGCAGTTTATGAATTACCGAAAGGAAATACCCAGATAAAACCTGATTTTATAAGGAATATGACGGAACTTCTGCAAAACGATAAAAACAACTGGGGCAATTTCAATTATGCAGGATTCTTTATGCTTAAAAAAGATGCAGATCCCAGGGCTTTTGAGAAAAAATTCGTGGATATTCTCATGATGCGTGCCAAGAGAGATTCTAATTATGCAGGAATGACCCCTCAACAATTCTTCACTACTTATGGTCCGACATCGTCTTTATTAACGCCAATTGATAAGATGAAATTACACGCAAAAGCAACCTGGTTCGGAGGTACAGATTTCAAAACATTGATGATCTTATTTACATTATCTGTTTTACTGGTCGTTTTATCAGCCATTAATTTCATCAATTTAAAAACGGCGCAGGCATCCCAGAGAGCAAAAGAAATTGGGGTAAGAAAAGCAATTGGAAGTACCAAAACTCATCTGGTTTTACAGTTTCTGATGGAAGCTTTTATTCTTTGCTTTGCCTCTTATTTGTTATCATTGGCTTTAACAGAGCTTCTTTTGCCAAGTTTGAATAAGTTTTATGGGAAAGAGATGAAGATGGATGACTGGCATGTCTATTTTTATTCATTCACGATGGCGCTTGTAGTGACCTTAATTTCCGGATTGATTCCCGCTTTTTATCTATCTAATTTCAAAGCAATTGATACACTCAAAGGAAATTTTGCAAGAAGCAGACACGGGATTTGGCTCAGAAACGGGATTTTGACTTTACAATTGGTTATTTCTTCATTCTTTATTATTGGCGGACTGGTAGTGAATGCCCAGATAAAACATATGATGAACAAAGATCTGGGATTCAATGGAGCGCAGACGCTTGTGATCAGGTTTAATGAAAATACAGCCAAGCCTTGGCTAAAATATGAAAGGCTGAAAACAGAGCTCGCAAAAATTCCGGGTGTCACAGAAGTTTCTTTCGGAGAAACGTTCCCGGGAACTGATAACTATGATTATTCCAGTGTAGATTACATGGACCAAAGCAACATTGTTTTACAGGGAAGCATGGACTATAATTTTCTTCAGTTCAGCGAAATAAAGCTTGCCGCGGGCCGCGGGCTGGATCCTAAACTTTCTTCTGATACCATTAATAATACTTTGGTGAATGAAGCTTTTGTGAGAAAATTCGGCTGGACGAATGAGGAAGCGTTAAAAAAGGAGATCAAACCAAGATTTGATTTAAAGCCTTATCACATTATAGGTATTGTAAAAGATTTTAATATCAGAAACCTGAAAGATAAGGTGGAACCTGTTATATTTTTCCACTATAAAGAAACGGAATGGAAACGCTTTCGCCTGAATAATATTCAACTGAAAATAAAAGGTGATGATATCAGCGGAACCATAACAAAACTGAAGAGTTACTGGCAAAATACTGTAGAACAGGGTTATCCAGTCAATTATTATTTCATTAATAAAAAATTTGCAGAAACATTTGAAGTGTATGAGAAGCAACAGACCTTATTTACCATTTTGAATGCAATGGTTCTGATCGTAGCATTACTGGGATTATTTGCCTTATCCTCACTGATGATTGAACAAAAGCTTAAAGATGTTGCCATTAGAAAAACACTTGGAGCTTCAGACGGAGCTTTGATTGCCGGATTGACAAAACAATTCCTATGGATTACCTCTATTGCAGTTTTCATCAGTATGCCCATCAGCTATTACCTGATGAACGAATGGTTGAAGGATTTCGCTTACCGGATAGATATGCCTGTGCTGCCATTTGTTCTGAGTCTTTTACTGCTGCTTATACTGACGTTCTCTGTAGTGAGTATCAAAGCTTATCAGGCAACTAAAGTAAGTCTTATTCAATATCTAAAATATGAGTAA
- a CDS encoding ATP-binding protein — protein MIERCLINLYLNAIYAVADNSEKIIKTEIKTLNKRIILSVEDNGMGIPNEIKDKIFIPFFTTRISGSGIGLTLSKSIIEAHKGYLTYKPLEKGSRFEIWFVE, from the coding sequence ATGATCGAAAGATGTCTGATCAATCTTTATCTGAATGCAATTTATGCTGTTGCCGATAATTCCGAAAAGATCATTAAAACAGAGATTAAAACACTTAATAAGCGGATCATTCTAAGTGTGGAAGACAATGGAATGGGAATTCCAAATGAAATAAAAGACAAAATTTTCATTCCTTTTTTTACGACCAGAATCAGCGGATCAGGGATTGGCCTCACACTCAGCAAAAGTATCATTGAAGCGCACAAAGGTTATCTCACATACAAGCCGTTGGAAAAAGGCAGCCGTTTTGAAATCTGGTTTGTGGAGTAA
- a CDS encoding histidine kinase, whose translation MNKQQLISLLFILLATISGIFAWDFFSENKWINFVLFTIISIGCIVLAQISALSFVQKSEKILLAIQKKDFSLFPETEDNNLVDHAVKLYYQSKEEHLSYSSYKLLYEGILNQLEIGLMILSETDNKWEVFYVNPVFLEILKIPKYNSWELYESKIPDFYKIIEQTNYENSQEFFDISINENVRQSFSLRTKKVENVKNRFCIISLESLQKIIEQKEKLAWNNLMKVISHELLNTLTPVNSLIQNLEYIANQQVVGKEDQQEMKESLTVINSKSKQLLNFVDDYRQVAELPKPVFKIIALKTIVESALNFLKSEFDKSNITVSLLHWKIKEF comes from the coding sequence ATGAATAAGCAACAACTTATATCACTGCTATTTATTCTGTTGGCTACCATCAGTGGGATTTTTGCATGGGACTTTTTTTCGGAGAATAAGTGGATCAATTTCGTTCTGTTTACGATAATCAGTATTGGGTGTATTGTTCTGGCTCAGATTTCAGCCCTATCATTCGTTCAGAAAAGCGAAAAAATATTGCTGGCTATTCAGAAAAAAGACTTTTCCCTTTTTCCGGAAACGGAAGATAATAACCTGGTGGATCATGCTGTGAAATTGTATTATCAAAGCAAAGAGGAACATCTTTCTTATTCTTCTTACAAACTTTTATATGAAGGAATTTTGAATCAATTGGAAATTGGGCTGATGATCCTCTCTGAAACAGATAATAAATGGGAAGTATTTTATGTGAATCCGGTTTTTCTAGAAATACTGAAGATTCCGAAGTACAATTCCTGGGAACTTTATGAGTCTAAAATACCTGACTTTTATAAAATTATAGAACAGACGAATTACGAAAATTCTCAAGAATTTTTTGATATCTCAATCAATGAAAATGTAAGACAGTCGTTTTCTCTGAGAACAAAAAAAGTGGAAAACGTGAAGAACCGTTTCTGCATCATCAGCCTGGAATCTCTCCAGAAAATTATCGAGCAAAAGGAAAAACTTGCCTGGAACAACCTGATGAAAGTGATCTCCCATGAACTTCTGAATACGCTGACCCCCGTGAATAGCTTAATACAGAACCTGGAATATATTGCAAATCAGCAGGTTGTCGGAAAAGAAGATCAGCAGGAAATGAAAGAAAGCCTGACGGTCATCAATTCAAAATCTAAACAATTACTGAATTTTGTGGATGATTACAGACAGGTGGCCGAACTGCCGAAGCCGGTTTTCAAAATTATTGCATTAAAGACTATAGTAGAATCTGCCCTTAATTTCCTGAAATCCGAATTTGACAAAAGTAATATTACGGTCTCATTACTTCATTGGAAGATCAAAGAATTTTAG
- a CDS encoding ABC transporter ATP-binding protein has protein sequence MINIQNLSKVYKTEDVQTNALNNVSLSIKEGEFVAIMGPSGCGKSTFLNILGLLDSASSGSYQFETTETIGISEKKKSDIRKKNIGFIFQNFNLIDELTVYENIELPLIYNGISSSERKKRVEEIMEKINIAHRAKHYPQQLSGGQQQRAAVARALVTKPKLILADEPTGNLDSSNGNEVMNLLAELHREGSTIAMVTHSSYDAGYASKIVNMKDGEIFSEEHSSQRKDVFEKADIKNFQ, from the coding sequence ATGATCAATATTCAAAATCTTTCCAAAGTATATAAAACAGAAGATGTGCAAACCAATGCGCTGAACAATGTAAGCTTAAGCATCAAAGAAGGCGAATTTGTTGCCATAATGGGACCTTCAGGCTGCGGAAAATCTACTTTCCTTAATATTTTAGGATTGCTGGACAGTGCCTCTTCGGGTTCCTATCAGTTTGAAACTACAGAAACGATAGGCATTTCGGAAAAGAAAAAATCAGATATCCGAAAAAAGAATATCGGCTTTATTTTCCAGAATTTCAATCTGATCGATGAACTCACAGTTTATGAAAATATAGAACTTCCCTTAATTTACAATGGTATTTCTTCTTCTGAAAGAAAAAAACGGGTGGAAGAAATTATGGAGAAAATCAATATTGCCCACAGAGCAAAACATTATCCGCAACAACTTTCGGGCGGTCAGCAGCAAAGGGCCGCTGTTGCCAGAGCTTTGGTTACTAAACCAAAACTGATCCTTGCTGACGAACCTACAGGAAACCTGGACAGCTCGAATGGAAACGAAGTGATGAATCTTTTGGCAGAACTGCACAGAGAAGGATCTACCATCGCAATGGTAACACACTCTTCCTATGATGCCGGCTATGCCTCAAAAATTGTGAATATGAAAGACGGTGAGATCTTCTCGGAAGAGCATTCCTCTCAGAGGAAAGATGTTTTTGAGAAAGCAGATATCAAGAACTTCCAATAA
- a CDS encoding LytTR family DNA-binding domain-containing protein, producing the protein MENRTFAFIKTDKKLVKLFFKDITIIKGLGNYVEINTTSNKKYLYYKALKDLIESLPDEFMRVHNSYIINLTNIEYFEDNQLACQDQKIAVAKSYKDCLVTALNKMML; encoded by the coding sequence ATGGAAAATCGAACCTTTGCTTTTATTAAAACAGATAAAAAACTGGTAAAACTGTTCTTTAAAGATATTACCATTATCAAAGGTTTGGGAAATTATGTGGAAATCAATACCACCTCCAACAAAAAATACCTTTACTACAAAGCCCTTAAAGATTTGATTGAAAGTCTTCCGGATGAATTCATGAGGGTTCATAACTCTTACATTATCAATTTGACGAATATCGAATATTTTGAAGACAACCAGCTTGCATGCCAGGATCAGAAAATTGCCGTGGCGAAAAGTTACAAAGACTGTCTGGTTACAGCCCTCAATAAAATGATGCTCTGA
- a CDS encoding T9SS type A sorting domain-containing protein, which produces MRKILLILGVVLSFNINAQENLLDTSYGTNSGYTNFAFYTNGQTSGGLQVHETIKLPDGKILAVGTNLFARFTANGLLDTTFNGLGYKYIYPTGNYGRIESAKDGNFIVLDFATGGKLEKINADGNFVPGFTTFTNTGSFIDIFVDPDGKIYLLKHDSYNYFIYRILPNGLLDSTFGSNGRIDLGSTYRYGKIKVNSNNEIFVAGKHEIFVNNRKILVTKITAAGSIDTTFGTGGHFMYPGGEYIGDYTQLELLDDGKILGFTSGSMCSGGNCFGLVMYRLLPNGVLDTTFKNSGTNTIPIQSNSDPTKIQRLQDGSYIISGTGIRSMYALKMNADGILDSSFGLNGLIITPKLSGEGYPAYSEGFELYNNSIVLIGIYSFWHGAQLRYAGTARKYFFSTSNLSTQEIHAQKAKLYPNPSMDILHFQSEENVLSYEIYDFTGKKIDSGVQIVNNSIHISYLISGTYLLNLKTEKGIITSQFIKK; this is translated from the coding sequence ATGCGGAAAATTTTACTTATTCTGGGGGTTGTCCTGTCTTTCAATATAAATGCTCAGGAGAATCTTTTAGATACTTCTTATGGGACTAACAGCGGATATACTAATTTTGCTTTTTACACCAATGGCCAAACCTCCGGTGGTTTACAAGTTCATGAAACCATCAAACTTCCTGACGGAAAAATATTAGCGGTTGGCACCAATCTTTTTGCCCGCTTTACTGCCAATGGTCTTCTTGATACAACTTTTAATGGGCTGGGATACAAATATATTTATCCCACAGGAAATTACGGAAGAATAGAATCTGCGAAAGACGGAAATTTTATTGTTCTTGATTTTGCAACTGGTGGAAAACTGGAAAAGATAAATGCTGATGGAAATTTTGTACCTGGTTTTACCACCTTTACCAATACCGGCTCTTTTATTGATATTTTCGTTGATCCCGACGGCAAAATTTATCTTTTAAAACATGATAGCTACAATTACTTTATTTATCGTATCCTTCCAAACGGTCTTTTAGATAGTACTTTTGGGAGTAACGGAAGAATTGATTTAGGTTCAACTTACCGATATGGTAAAATAAAAGTAAATTCAAACAACGAAATTTTTGTTGCAGGAAAGCACGAGATTTTTGTTAATAACCGTAAGATTCTGGTTACAAAAATTACAGCTGCCGGATCTATTGATACAACTTTTGGAACAGGAGGACATTTTATGTATCCTGGCGGAGAATATATAGGAGACTATACCCAGCTGGAACTTTTGGATGATGGGAAAATTCTGGGATTTACATCTGGAAGTATGTGTAGCGGAGGAAACTGCTTTGGGCTTGTTATGTACCGCCTTCTTCCGAATGGAGTTTTAGATACTACATTTAAAAATTCAGGAACCAATACTATTCCTATACAGTCAAATTCTGATCCTACCAAAATACAACGTTTGCAGGATGGATCCTACATTATTTCAGGAACCGGAATACGATCGATGTATGCCTTAAAAATGAATGCAGATGGTATTCTGGATTCTTCTTTTGGGTTAAATGGCCTGATCATTACACCTAAGTTATCAGGAGAAGGATATCCTGCTTATTCTGAGGGTTTTGAGCTTTATAACAATTCTATTGTTCTCATTGGTATCTACTCATTTTGGCATGGCGCTCAGTTGAGATATGCGGGTACAGCAAGAAAATACTTCTTTAGTACAAGCAATTTATCTACTCAGGAAATACATGCACAGAAAGCAAAACTATACCCTAATCCGTCAATGGATATTTTGCATTTTCAATCAGAGGAAAATGTATTAAGCTATGAAATTTATGATTTCACAGGGAAAAAGATAGATTCTGGTGTTCAGATCGTTAATAATTCTATCCATATCAGTTATCTTATCTCAGGAACATACCTACTTAATCTGAAAACAGAAAAAGGAATTATAACTTCTCAGTTCATAAAAAAATAA
- a CDS encoding rod shape-determining protein yields the protein MGLFDMFTREIAIDLGTANTLIIYNNKIVIDEPSIVAIDRATGKPIAVGTQAKLMQGKTHENIKTIRPLKDGVIADFHASEHMIKEFIKKIPDMSGKFMQPALRIVICIPSGITEVEKRAVKDSALKVNAKEVKLIYEPMAAAIGAGIDVENPEGNMIVDIGGGTTEIAVIALGGIVCDRSLKIAGDVFTNDITYFIRSQYNLDIGERTAERIKIEIGSALEELDFPLEDIPVQGRDLITGKPKEIMVSYKEVFKAIDKSIMRIEDAIMETLAITPPELASDIYKTGIFLAGGGALLNGLADRIHLKTGLPVCVAEDPLRAVVRGTGIALKNINKFRFLIK from the coding sequence ATGGGATTGTTTGATATGTTTACACGGGAGATTGCTATAGATCTTGGAACAGCTAATACCCTGATCATATACAACAATAAAATCGTCATAGACGAACCCTCTATTGTTGCTATTGATCGGGCTACGGGAAAGCCTATTGCTGTGGGAACACAGGCTAAGCTGATGCAGGGTAAAACCCATGAAAACATTAAAACGATACGTCCTTTAAAAGACGGCGTTATTGCAGATTTTCATGCATCCGAACACATGATCAAGGAGTTTATTAAGAAAATTCCGGATATGAGTGGCAAATTCATGCAGCCGGCTCTTAGAATTGTGATTTGTATTCCTTCGGGAATTACTGAAGTTGAAAAAAGAGCAGTAAAAGATTCAGCACTGAAGGTAAACGCAAAAGAGGTAAAACTGATCTATGAACCAATGGCAGCTGCTATTGGTGCCGGTATTGATGTTGAGAACCCTGAAGGAAATATGATCGTTGATATAGGTGGGGGAACTACCGAAATAGCCGTTATTGCCCTGGGGGGAATCGTCTGCGACAGATCTTTAAAGATCGCTGGGGATGTTTTTACCAATGATATCACCTATTTTATCAGGTCTCAGTATAATCTGGATATTGGGGAGAGAACAGCTGAAAGAATAAAAATTGAAATAGGTTCTGCATTAGAAGAACTTGATTTTCCTTTGGAAGATATCCCGGTACAGGGTAGAGACCTGATCACCGGTAAACCCAAAGAGATTATGGTAAGCTATAAAGAAGTTTTCAAAGCCATAGATAAATCCATCATGAGAATTGAAGATGCAATTATGGAAACGCTGGCCATTACTCCGCCTGAACTTGCTTCCGATATTTATAAAACTGGTATTTTCCTTGCCGGAGGAGGTGCTTTACTTAATGGGTTGGCAGACAGGATCCACCTGAAAACAGGATTGCCGGTTTGTGTAGCCGAAGATCCTTTAAGAGCTGTTGTTCGGGGAACCGGGATCGCCCTAAAAAACATCAATAAATTCAGATTTTTAATAAAGTAA
- a CDS encoding AraC family transcriptional regulator yields MVNDYKKYDLFGKTLMQKIALTSPFRFDFPVTEQACFLYVLQGEFQYKMDNSEINIPANYSLFLNCITSGKQIHNSATENNCEIVIVTFYPDILKKIYERELPFILQSPKNKISNKSNEKINNDFLIQKYVEGLLFYFENPSLVNEDILVLKLKEIILLLSQTKNAEAVQLILSQLFSPMTYTFKQVIEANLFSQLTIEELAEQNNLSVSSFKREFAKLYNDTPASYIKNKKLEKAAELLVVSNQRITDIAFDCGFNDLANFTKSFSDKYHVSPSHYRQENR; encoded by the coding sequence ATGGTAAACGATTATAAAAAATATGACCTTTTTGGTAAAACTCTGATGCAGAAGATAGCACTGACTTCGCCGTTCAGATTTGATTTTCCAGTCACAGAACAAGCTTGTTTTCTATATGTTTTACAAGGAGAATTCCAATATAAAATGGATAATTCAGAAATTAATATTCCTGCAAATTATTCCCTGTTTCTGAATTGTATAACCTCCGGAAAGCAGATCCATAATTCCGCAACTGAAAATAACTGTGAAATTGTAATTGTCACTTTCTATCCGGATATATTAAAGAAAATTTATGAAAGAGAATTGCCATTCATCCTGCAATCTCCGAAAAATAAAATTTCAAACAAATCAAATGAAAAGATAAATAATGACTTCCTGATCCAGAAATATGTAGAGGGATTGTTATTTTACTTTGAAAACCCATCCCTGGTCAATGAGGATATTCTCGTTTTGAAATTAAAGGAAATTATTCTTCTGCTATCACAAACTAAAAATGCAGAAGCAGTACAGCTGATATTGTCTCAATTGTTTTCTCCTATGACGTATACTTTTAAGCAGGTTATTGAAGCCAATCTGTTTTCACAGTTGACAATAGAAGAACTGGCAGAACAAAATAACCTGAGCGTATCTTCCTTTAAAAGGGAATTTGCGAAACTATACAATGATACACCTGCCAGTTACATTAAAAATAAAAAACTGGAAAAAGCTGCCGAACTGCTTGTAGTTTCTAATCAGCGGATCACGGATATTGCATTTGATTGCGGATTCAATGATCTCGCTAATTTTACAAAAAGTTTTAGCGATAAATACCATGTCAGTCCCTCGCACTATCGTCAGGAAAACAGGTAA
- a CDS encoding efflux RND transporter periplasmic adaptor subunit — protein sequence MDTKIVKKKSKLKFILIIAASALAVSVFGWYFLNQKKTYNIKLEDVQVDEVTKGKFEDMLMVTAQTQSLNSSLINVLEGGAVKEIFAEDGQMLTKGQPIARVYNPNTEFNYLNQETGIMQQISQMRSSLLELKNQEFNQDKEVLQSQNDYNTALQSFNLQKRLYEAEIGKKTDYDIALQNLNYQKDRKKIVEKGSSSEKVSRNSQLTAINNSIGQMEKSLNILRSNKNNFLIMSPVSGRLSSFNISLGQNLTTSESIGKVDLMGGYKLIAKVDEYYINKLQNGIKGSLDSNGKEYNVIITKILPEVKDGQFSVELNFSDVKPENLKIGMTFGVKLKLSADTQSMMIPKGNFYKDTNGKWIFVLKGDKAVKRNISLGRENPMFYEVVSGLKQGETVITSDYTEFKKYEILDIKK from the coding sequence ATGGATACGAAAATAGTAAAAAAGAAGTCTAAATTAAAATTTATATTGATTATTGCTGCTTCTGCTTTGGCAGTTTCAGTTTTTGGATGGTATTTCCTCAATCAGAAAAAAACATATAATATAAAACTGGAAGATGTTCAGGTGGATGAAGTTACCAAAGGGAAATTTGAAGATATGCTGATGGTTACTGCACAAACACAATCTCTGAATTCTTCGCTCATCAACGTTCTGGAAGGTGGTGCCGTAAAGGAAATTTTTGCTGAAGATGGGCAAATGCTAACCAAAGGACAGCCGATCGCAAGAGTTTACAATCCGAATACGGAATTCAATTATCTTAATCAGGAGACCGGGATTATGCAGCAGATCAGCCAGATGAGAAGTTCACTTCTGGAACTTAAAAACCAGGAATTCAATCAGGATAAAGAAGTATTGCAGTCTCAGAATGATTATAACACGGCGCTGCAGTCTTTCAATCTTCAGAAAAGACTTTATGAAGCTGAGATCGGAAAGAAAACGGATTATGATATTGCCCTGCAGAATCTCAATTACCAGAAAGATCGTAAAAAGATCGTGGAGAAAGGTTCTTCCAGTGAAAAAGTATCCCGAAATTCCCAGCTGACAGCCATCAATAATTCCATCGGGCAAATGGAAAAAAGTCTGAATATCCTTCGTTCCAACAAAAATAATTTCCTTATCATGTCACCGGTTTCAGGCAGGTTATCTTCTTTTAATATTTCGCTGGGACAAAATCTAACGACAAGTGAAAGCATCGGAAAAGTAGACCTGATGGGCGGTTATAAACTAATTGCCAAAGTGGATGAATATTATATCAACAAGCTTCAGAACGGAATTAAAGGAAGCCTGGACAGCAACGGAAAAGAATACAATGTAATCATCACCAAAATTCTTCCGGAAGTGAAAGACGGTCAGTTTTCTGTAGAGCTGAATTTCAGTGATGTAAAACCGGAAAACCTTAAGATAGGAATGACATTCGGAGTAAAATTAAAGCTATCGGCAGACACCCAAAGCATGATGATCCCGAAAGGAAACTTCTACAAAGACACAAACGGAAAATGGATCTTTGTATTAAAAGGAGACAAAGCAGTGAAAAGAAACATCAGTCTCGGAAGAGAAAACCCAATGTTTTACGAAGTGGTTTCCGGGCTTAAGCAAGGTGAGACCGTAATTACATCAGATTATACTGAATTCAAAAAATATGAAATACTTGATATAAAGAAATAA
- a CDS encoding C40 family peptidase — MKTGLFEKNLRIKQFSVLLIASAVIVSCGSSKNVSSKKNSGTKTVAKTENLRKLDSKFDGNISRSVNDILKDAERYIGTPYKFGGNSSSGFDCSGFTVKVFEENDFSLPRRSSDQADAGKKIDIKEVKPGDLLFFATAGGSRVSHVGIVHDIGADGEVKFIHASTSKGVMISSLNEKYWNKAYLHAQRVL; from the coding sequence ATGAAAACGGGATTATTTGAAAAAAACTTAAGAATAAAGCAATTTTCTGTTCTACTGATAGCTTCTGCTGTCATTGTTTCATGCGGATCATCAAAAAACGTATCTTCAAAGAAAAATTCGGGGACTAAAACTGTTGCGAAAACAGAAAATCTCAGAAAACTGGATTCTAAATTTGATGGAAATATTTCCAGATCTGTCAACGATATTCTGAAAGATGCCGAAAGGTATATCGGGACTCCTTACAAATTTGGAGGAAACAGCTCGTCAGGATTCGACTGTTCCGGTTTTACTGTAAAAGTTTTTGAAGAAAATGATTTCTCATTGCCTCGCAGATCCAGTGATCAGGCGGATGCCGGTAAAAAAATAGATATTAAAGAAGTAAAACCGGGTGACCTTTTATTTTTTGCAACAGCCGGAGGAAGCAGAGTCTCCCATGTCGGTATCGTTCATGATATTGGTGCTGACGGCGAAGTGAAATTTATCCATGCTTCCACATCAAAAGGAGTAATGATCTCATCATTGAATGAGAAATACTGGAATAAAGCTTATCTCCACGCTCAAAGGGTTTTATAA